In Mycobacterium tuberculosis H37Rv, a single window of DNA contains:
- the thiC gene encoding phosphomethylpyrimidine synthase (thiamine biosynthesis protein ThiC), with amino-acid sequence MTITVEPSVTTGPIAGSAKAYREIEAPGSGATLQVPFRRVHLSTGDHFDLYDTSGPYTDTDTVIDLTAGLPHRPGVVRDRGTQLQRARAGEITAEMAFIAAREDMSAELVRDEVARGRAVIPANHHHPESEPMIIGKAFAVKVNANIGNSAVTSSIAEEVDKMVWATRWGADTIMDLSTGKNIHETREWILRNSPVPVGTVPIYQALEKVKGDPTELTWEIYRDTVIEQCEQGVDYMTVHAGVLLRYVPLTAKRVTGIVSRGGSIMAAWCLAHHRESFLYTNFEELCDIFARYDVTFSLGDGLRPGSIADANDAAQFAELRTLGELTKIAKAHGAQVMIEGPGHIPMHKIVENVRLEEELCEEAPFYTLGPLATDIAPAYDHITSAIGAAIIAQAGTAMLCYVTPKEHLGLPDRKDVKDGVIAYKIAAHAADLAKGHPRAQERDDALSTARFEFRWNDQFALSLDPDTAREFHDETLPAEPAKTAHFCSMCGPKFCSMRITQDVREYAAEHGLETEADIEAVLAAGMAEKSREFAEHGNRVYLPITQ; translated from the coding sequence ATGACCATCACCGTTGAACCGTCGGTGACCACGGGTCCCATCGCGGGCAGCGCCAAGGCCTACCGTGAAATCGAGGCTCCCGGCAGCGGAGCTACTCTCCAAGTCCCGTTTCGACGGGTGCACTTGTCCACCGGAGACCACTTCGACCTCTACGACACCTCCGGGCCCTACACCGACACGGACACGGTGATCGACCTGACCGCGGGGCTGCCGCATAGGCCCGGAGTGGTTCGCGATCGGGGCACCCAGCTGCAGCGGGCCCGCGCCGGGGAGATCACCGCCGAGATGGCGTTCATCGCCGCCCGCGAAGACATGTCCGCCGAGCTAGTGCGCGACGAGGTCGCCCGCGGCCGCGCGGTGATCCCGGCCAACCACCACCACCCCGAGAGCGAGCCGATGATCATCGGCAAGGCGTTCGCGGTGAAAGTCAACGCCAACATCGGCAACTCGGCGGTGACGAGCTCGATCGCCGAGGAGGTCGACAAGATGGTGTGGGCCACCCGCTGGGGGGCCGACACCATCATGGACCTGTCCACCGGCAAGAACATCCACGAAACCCGCGAGTGGATCCTGCGCAATTCTCCCGTGCCGGTCGGCACCGTGCCGATCTATCAGGCGCTGGAGAAAGTCAAGGGCGATCCGACCGAGCTGACCTGGGAGATCTACCGCGACACCGTGATCGAGCAGTGTGAGCAAGGCGTGGACTACATGACGGTGCACGCCGGGGTGCTGCTGCGGTATGTGCCGCTGACCGCCAAGCGGGTCACCGGCATCGTGTCCCGCGGGGGTTCGATCATGGCCGCGTGGTGTTTGGCACATCATCGGGAGTCGTTCTTGTACACCAACTTTGAGGAGCTCTGCGATATTTTCGCCCGCTACGACGTCACCTTCTCACTCGGTGACGGGCTGCGACCAGGGTCGATCGCTGATGCCAACGACGCCGCGCAGTTCGCCGAGCTGCGCACCCTGGGCGAGCTCACCAAGATCGCCAAAGCCCATGGCGCACAGGTGATGATCGAGGGGCCGGGCCATATCCCAATGCACAAGATCGTCGAGAATGTGCGGCTGGAAGAGGAACTGTGTGAGGAGGCCCCGTTCTACACGCTGGGTCCGCTGGCCACCGACATCGCGCCGGCCTACGACCACATCACCTCGGCGATCGGTGCGGCCATCATCGCCCAAGCCGGTACCGCGATGCTGTGCTACGTCACCCCCAAGGAGCACCTCGGGTTGCCGGACCGCAAGGACGTCAAGGACGGGGTGATCGCCTACAAGATCGCCGCGCATGCGGCCGATTTGGCCAAGGGCCATCCGCGCGCCCAGGAGCGCGACGACGCTTTGAGCACGGCGCGTTTCGAGTTCCGCTGGAACGACCAGTTCGCACTGTCGCTGGATCCCGACACCGCACGGGAATTCCACGACGAAACCCTGCCGGCGGAGCCGGCCAAGACCGCGCACTTCTGCTCGATGTGCGGACCGAAGTTCTGCTCCATGCGCATCACCCAGGACGTCCGTGAGTACGCCGCCGAACACGGGCTTGAGACCGAAGCGGACATCGAAGCCGTGCTCGCCGCCGGAATGGCCGAAAAGTCACGTGAATTCGCAGAGCACGGCAATCGGGTGTATCTCCCGATAACCCAGTGA